CCACGCGCGCCGCCGCCGAACTCGGGTACCCGGTGCTGGTCAAAGCGGCGTCCGGCGGCGGCGGGCGCGGGATGTCGGTCGTGGAGGACGAGACCGAACTGCGCCGCCGCTGGCCCTCGGCCGCGGCGGAGGCCCAGTCGGCCTTCGGCGACGGACGGCTGTACGTGGAACGGTTCATCCGCCGCGCCCGGCACATCGAGGTGCAGGTGCTGGGCGACAAGCACGGCGCCGTCATCCACCTCGGCGAACGCGACGGCACGCTGCAGCGGCGCCACCAGAAGGTGGTGGAGGAGTCCCCGGCACCGAACCTGCCCGAGACCGTGCGCGCGGACATCCGGCGCAGCGGGGTGCGCTTCGCCGAAGCCCTCGGGCTGGACAGCGCTGGCACGGTCGAGTTCATCTACGACGCCGACACCGGCGACTACGCCTTCCTCGAATTCAACGCCCGCATCCAGGTCGAGCACCCGGTCACCGAGATGGTGACCGGCGTGGACCTCGTCGCCGAGCAGTTGCGCTCGGCGACGGGCGAGCCGCTGCGGCTGGCCCAGGACGACATCCGGCTCGGCGGCCACGCGATCGAGGTGCGGCTGACCACCGAGGACCCGGCGCGCGGGTTCATCCCCAGCCCGGGCACGGTGCGGACCTGGGCACCGCCCGCGGGGGAGGGGATCCGGGTCGACACCCACTGCGAGCCCGGCTACGTGGTGACGCCGTACTACGACTCGCTGCTGGCCAAGGTGATCGCCCACGGCCCGGACCGGGACACCGCCGCCGACCGGATGGTCGCCGCCCTCGGCGAGCTGCGGGTGTCCGGGGTGCCCACCACCGCCGGGTTCGCCCGGGCCACCCTCGACCACCCCGACTTCCGCGCCGGCGACGTCACCACCGACTGGATCGGCAGGCGCGGCCTGCCCGACTACCTGGAGAAGAGCGCATGAGCTACCTGGACCGCGCCCCGCGCAACCCCGACGGCAGCCGCCGCCGGATCGAGATCGTCGACCAGACGCTGCGCGACGGACCGCAGAGCTGGTGGGGCATGCGGCTGCGCAAGGACATGGGCCTGCCGATGGCCGCGGAACTGGACCGCACCGGGTTCCACACCATCGACCTCGTCGGCAGCTCGATCTTCGAGGTCCTCGTGCGGCATTGCAAAGAGGACCCGTGGGAGCAGCTGATCTCACTGTCGCGGGCCATGCCGGAGACCACCGTGCGCGCGGGCACCCGCAGCAACGGCATCGTCACCTTCGGGCTGACCGCGGACAGCGTGATGGACCTGTGGGTGCAGCGCCTGTGCGCGCACGGCATCGGCAGCTTCTGGATCTACGACGGGCTGTTCAACACCGACAAGATCGGTCGCCTGGTCAAGACCGTGCAGGCCGAAGGCGCGCAGGCGCTACCGTGCATCCTCTTCGCCGACAGCCCGTACCACACCGACGAGTACTACGCGGCCCGCACGCGGGAGCTGGTCGCCCTCGGCGCCGACGGCATCGAGCTGGAGGACGCGGCCGGTCTGCTCACGCCGGGGCGCACCTGCACGCTCGTCGCGGCCATCAAGCAGGCGGCCGGGGACCTGCCGGTGGAGATCCACTTCCACAGCAACAACGCGCTCGCCCCGCTGAACTACCTGGAAGGGCTGCTCGCCGGGGCCGACCGGGTGCACACCGTGAGCCGCCCGCTGGCCGCCGGGGTTTCGCTGCCCTCGACCGAGAACACCGTCGCGAACCTGCGGTACGCGGGGTTCGACGTGGACCTCGACGAGTCCCGGTTCGGCCCCGTCGAGGAGCACCTGCTGCGCGTGGCCGAGTACGAGGACCTGCCGGTGGGGCAGCCGGCCGAGTACTCGCTGTTCCAGTACCGGCACCAGCTGCCGGGCGGGATGGCGGGGACGTTCAAGGCGCAGCTGCGCGACCGGGGCATGGAAGAGCGCTTCGAGGAGGTGCTTGACGAGATGTCCCGGGTGCGCGAGGAGCTCGGGTATCCGGTCATGGCCACGCCGTTCTCGCAGCTGGTCGGCACCCAGGCGGTGCTCAACGTGGTGACCGGCTCGCGCTACTCGGTGGTGCCGGACGAGGTGCTGATTTACGCGCACGGCTTCTACGGCAATCCAGTCGCGCCGATCGACGAGGACGTGCTCGACAAGATCATGACTTCGCCGAAGGCGAAGAGCTACGACAGCTGGGAGCCGCCGCAGCCGAGCCTGGCCGAGCTGCGCGCGCGGTTCGGCCAGGTCAGCGACGACGAGCTGATCCTGCGATTGCTGGTGCCGGAGAACGACATCGACGTCATGCGCGCCACGCCGCAGCGCCACCGCGACTTCGCCCCGACGAGCAAGCAGGTGCGGTTCATCCGCGAGCTGGTGGAAACCTCGGTGGGCGCCTACCTGCACATCGAGGCGGGCGACTTCGCGCTCACCCTTGAAGGGGGCCACTGATGTCCGGGCTGGGCGTGGACCGTCCCATCAAACGCCGGGCCGGATCGGCGGTCGGCGGCCTGCCGGTCGCCGACTCCCGCCCGGTCCTCGCCGGGGACGCGGTGCTGGGCTCGCGCTGTACCGCATGCCGGTACCCGTCGGCGCAGCGGGAGCTGCCGTGGTGCCCGGTCTGCTACGCTCCGGCGGCGGAGGAGCGGTTCGCGGTGACGGGTGCGGTGTGGTCGTCGACGGTCGTGGAAATCCCGGTCGGCACCCGGAAACCGCCGTTCGGGCTGGCCTATGTGGACCTCGACGACGGCCCGCGCGTGCTGGTCCACCTCGCCGAGCCGGCCGTGCTCGGCCCCGGCGCGCGGCTGCGGATCACCGGAACCGACGACGGTGACCTGGTCGCGGCCATGGAGGTGCGGGCGTGACCGAGCCGATGCTGTGGGGCGTGGGCACGTCGGCCTACGGCAGGTTCCCGGACCGCCGGGTCGAAGCGCTCGCCTGGGAAGCCGTGGCCGAAGCGGTGCGGGACGCGGGTGTGTCGCCGGGGGAGATCGACGCGATCGTGGTCGGTTCTGTGTTCGGCCCGCCGGGCGTGGCCACCCGGGTCCAGCGGGGTCTTGGCATCCCCGGCGTTCCGATGTGGACCGTTGAGAACGCCTGCGCCAGCGGGACGAGCGCCTACCACGAGGCTGCGGAGGCGGTTCGCCTCGGCCGGTTCGGATGCGTGCTGGTGCTGGGCGTCGAGCAGATGTCGACGCTGTTCTCCGGGGCGATCGTGCCGGAGGCGACCGACCCGGAGGGCGCGTCGTCGCTGCCGCTGCCCGGGTTGTACGCGCTGCAGGCGCAGCGATACGTCGCCGAGTTCGGGGTGACGCCGGAGCAGCTCGCGGCGGTCGCGGTGAAGAACAAGCGCAACGGGCTGGACAACCCGCGCGCCCAGCTGCGCTCGGCCGCGCCGACGGTGGCGGAGGTGCTGGCCTCGCGGATGATCGCGCGGCCGCTGACGTTCCTGCAGTGCTGCCCCACCAGCGATGGCGCCGGGGCGGCGATCGTCGGCGGCGACCGCGGTAACCGTCGCGACCTGCGGATCGAGGCCTCGGCGATGGTGTCCGGCGCGCTGTGGGACCACCGCAGCGCGGACGTGTGGGGCTTCGCCAGCGTCGCCCGGGCCGCCGAGGCGGCGTTCGCGCAGGCCGGCCGCACCCCCGCCGAGATCGACCTGCTCGAGGTGCACGACGCGTTCACCATCGGCGAGATCATCACCCTGGAAGCAGTCGGGATCGCGCCGCGAGGCGAGGGCGCGGACCTGGCTCCCTCGGGACACACCGCTCGTGACGGCGCCCAGCCGGTCAACCCCAGCGGTGGTCTGCTGTCGCGCGGACACCCCCTGGGCGCGACCGGCATGGCGCAGCTGGCCGAGATCGCCTGGCAGCTGCGCGGCGAGGCCGGGTCCCGCCAGGTCGCGCGGCGCCGCGTCGGCCTGGTAGAGACGATGGGCGGGGGAGCGGCGGGCATGGACGGCAACGCCTGCGTCGTCACGATCCTCGCGCCGCAGACGTGAGCCTGTATCCGGGGCTGCTGGGGTTTCGCGACCTCGGTGGCCTGCGTTTGAGTGACGGCGGCCGGGTGCGGCACGGTGTGCTGTTCCGCAGCGGCACGCCGCAGTTCTTCGACGCGGACACCGCGCGGGCCCCGGTGTCCGACACCGGGACCCGCTCCACGGTGGACCTGCGGCTGCGGCAGGAGATCGCCCGGGAGGGGCGGGGCCCGCTCGACGAGCTGGGTGTTCGCCACATCCCGGCGTCCTTCCGGATCGGTGTGGTTGCCGAGGAGGCCACGGTGGCGCCGATGGACCGCGACGCCCCCCTCGTCACCCGCTACCTCGGGAACCTGGAGGAAGACGCCGCCACGGTCGTGTCCCTCGTGCCGCGGCTGCTGGAGCCGGGTGTGCTGCCTGCGCTCGTGCACTGCACGGTCGGCAAGGACTCCACGGGCGTCGCGGTGGCACTCGCCCTGGACGCGGTGGGGGATCGCCGCGAGGACATCGCGGCGGACTACGCACGCGATCCGGAGGACGTGGCGGCCGGGATGGACCGGTTGCGGAACGTGGCCTCCTACGTGCGGCCGTGGCGATCTACACACCCGAGGGCTGGACCGCGCCGCCCGAGGTCGTGCTCCGGTTCCTGGGCCAGGTCGATGCCCGGCACGGCGGGTCGCTGGCGCTGATGCGCGAGCACGGGGTCACCCGATGGCGACATCACCAAGCTGCGCGAGGTGCTCGCGGGCACCACCCGGGCGGGACTACGTGGTCACCCGGTCCCGCCCGACCGCCGCGGCGGGCAGGCTCGGAGCAAGTCCGCCAACGTCGACGGGAGTCCGAACAATGGGAAGTCTTGACGGAAAGGTCGCTCTGGTCACCGGCGTCGCCCGCGGCCAGGGGAGGCCGTACGCCATCCGGCTCGCAGAACAAGGCGCCGACCTGATCATCGTGGACATCTGCGGCCCGGCGCCCACGGTCGAGTACCAGGGCGCCACCCCGGCGGATCCCGCCGAGACCGCCAAGCACATCGAGAAGGCCGGCCGCAAGGGGGGTGGCGCACGAGGCCGACGTGCGCGACCTGGCCGGGCTGCAGGCGGCCGTCGCCGACGGTGCGAAGCGACTGGGACGGCTGGACATCGTGGTTGCCAACGTCGCCCTCCCGATCGATGCGGGCGCGATCGTCAAGATGCGAGGCACGGCGAACGGCCGGGCCCCTGCGAGGGACCCGGCCGTTGCTCGTTGCGCTCAGACCGAAGCGGTAAGGGCGGCGCCGTTGTGGAAGCGGCTATGGTGGAACACCAACGGCGCGGTGCCGTCGCCGGTGGCCAGCGCGACCACCCGGCCCACGACGATGGTGTGGTCGCCGGCCGGGTGCTCGTCGGTGATCTCGCACTCCAGGTGCGCGTGCACCCCGTCGAGCACCGGGCTGCCGAGCACGCCCGGCCGGTGCGGCACCCCGGCGAACCGGTCGCCGGGGCCGCTGAATCGCCGGGCGATGTCCTCCTGCCCGGCCGCCAGGACGTTCGCGCAGAACCGTCCCGCCGCGTGGATGCGCGGCCACGTCGTGGACGTGTTGCCCGCGCAGAACAACACCAGCGGCGGCGCGAGCGACACCGAGGTGAACGAGCTGACCACCATCCCGGCCCCGCCGGCCGCGGTCACCACGACCACCCCGGTGGTGAACCGGCTCAGGGTGGCGCGGTAGGTGGCGCTGTCGAAATTCATCCGGCCCTCCTCCAGTTCTCCGCGACACCGGTGATCTCCAGCCGGTGCCGCCGCGCGAACAGCGCCGCCTCCCCGGGGCCCGCCATCCGGCGCGGATCCCGTTCGGAAACCAATCCGCACAGGACAGCCGCGGCGGACAGGCCCGCCTCCAGGGCCAGCTCTACCGAGGCCTCGACGACGCCCGGGTTGCCACCGGCCCACGCCCGCAGCGGCACGGTGTGCCCCGGCCGCTGGAAGTCGTCGGGCACGGTTGCCGGAGCGGCGAGCAGGCGGGCGGCCCGGCAGCGGTCGGCCGCCGAGATCCCGGTGCTCACCCCCTCGGCGGCGTCCACGGCCACGGCCTGGGCACACCGGTGCGGGCCGAGTGCCGTCACCGGTGGCAGCGCCAGCCGGTCGCACGCCTGACCGGTGATCGCCACCCGCACGAACCCGGATCCGTGGCGGATCAGGAACGCCATCGTGCTGGTGGTCACCGCCTGAGCCGCGACCACCAGCTCCGCGGTGCCGTGTTCGTCGAGCACCACCACTGGCCGTCCGGCCGCCAGCGCGGTGGTCACCCGGGCGCCCATGGCTCGCCCCTCAGCCGTAGTCGTGGTACTCGACGACCAGGCCGTCGCGCACCGTGTAGCGGCTGCACAGGTCGATCCGGGCGACCTCACCCGCGGTGGCGAACCCGGGCACGTCGGCCTGCGCGGTCCCCACCCAGGTGTGTTCGATGATCACCGAGTCGCCGTCGGTGTGGCGGGCCCGGCGGTTCTCGAAATGCTTGTCCGGGAACGCGGCCTCGAAGCCCTTGACGATGTCGCCGAACGCGTTCTTGTCGCTGAGGTCGACGCCCCGGTTGTGGTGCACCACCCGGATGTCCTCCGCGCACAGGGCGAGCAGCCGGTCGCGATCGCCCGAGTTGTACGCCTCGACGAAGCGCTCGGCGACCTCCACCGGTTCCTGACTGGTCATCGTGACTCCTTTCGACACCGTCGTCGGTTTCCGCCGGTGACACTGCCCGCCCGCGGCCGCCCGCGGGACCGGGATGACCCGTGATCCGCCACCCGTCGCGCCGAGCTGCGCCGATTCCCCATCGGGGGGTCAACCGCCGCCGTCCTTGACACGTAGTTCACCGGGCCCCATAGTTGACCCCCACCCGAGCCTCGACGAGGAGGCACCCGATGAACCCGCAGGACTGGCGGGAGATCCGCCAATTGCACGCCGACGGCATGCCGATCAAGGCGATCGCGCGGCACCGCGGCATCTCCCGCAACACCGTGCGCCGCGCGCTGACCCTCGACGAACCACCGGGCCCGGTCCGTGGCCGCGCCTCGGTCGCCGATGCCAGCGAACCCCAGATCCGCGCGCTGCTCGCCGCGGACCCCGCCATCACCGTCGCCGCGATCGCGGAACGGATCGGCTGGCAGCGGTCGATGACCGTGCTCAAGGACCGGGTGCGCGCGCTGCGGGCCGAAACCGGGGCGGCCACCGAGCCCGGTCCCGCGGCCACCGGGACGGAGCTGCCCGCGCAGCTGACCGAGTTCGTCGGCCGGGAGGACGAGCTGGCGGCCATCCGGCAGGCCCTCGGCGGGTCCCGGCTCGTGACACTCATGGGCGCGGGCGGGGTCGGCAAGACGCGCCTGGCGATCCAGGCGGCCGGCAAGGTCCGTCGCGCGTTCGCCGACGGGGTGCGCTGGGTCGAGCTCGGCGCGCTGCGGGACCCCGCGCTCCTGCCGCAGACCGTGGTCGACGCGCTGGGCATCCGCGACCGCGCGGCGGGTCAGCCGCCCCAGCACCTGCTCGCCGACCACCTGCGCAACAAACAACTGCTGCTCGTCCTCGACAACTGTGAGCATCTCCTGGAGGCCTGCGCCGACCTGGCCAGCGTGCTGCTGCACGCCGCACGCGAGCTGCGGATCATCGCCACCAGCCGGGAGGCACTGGCAATCCCCGGCGAGCACGTCGTGCCGGTCATGCCATTCCCGGTGCCCGGCCACGACGAGATCAGGCACGACGACAGCGCGGTGACGTTGTTCGCCGCCCGCGCCCGCGACATCCTGCCGGGCTTCACAGTGGACGAGGGCAACACCGCCCTCGTCCGGCGGGTGTGCGCGCAGCTCGACGGCCTGCCGCTCGCGATCGAGCTCGCCTGCGCCCGCCTGCGGGTGCTGTCGGTCAGCGAACTGGCGGACCGTCTCGGGCACCGCCTGCGTCTGCTGACCGGTGGGAACCGCGCCGCGCCCGAACGGCACCGCAGCCTGCAGGCCACGGTGGACTGGAGTTTCGAGCTGTGCGACACCGTCGAACGGCGGTTGTGGACCCGCACCTCGGTCTTCGCCGGTAGCTTCACCCTGGCCGCGGCCGAGGAGGTGTGCGGGGACGCCCGCCTCGAGGCCGACGACATCGTGGATGGCATCGACGGTCTGGTCAGCAAGTCTTTGCTGTTGCGGGAAGAACACCATGGCCAGGTGCGGTTCCGCATGCTGGAGACCCTGCGCGAGTACGGGCAGGCGAAATTGGACGCGGCGGCGGCCGCGGAGCTGCGCGAGCGCCACCACGCCTACTACGCGCGCATGATCGCCGACGTCACCACCGAGTGGTTCGGGCCGCGGCAGCAGCAGTGGTGCGTCGACCTGCGCCTGGAGCACACGAACCTGCGGGCGGCGTTCGAGACGGGCCTGGACCGGGGCGGCGCCACGCAGCTCATCGGGGCGCCGTGGTTCCTGTGGGCGGCGGGCTTCTCGTTCGCCGAGCACCGGTACTGGCTGGAACGGGCCCTCGCCGTGGACCCAGAGCCCTCCGCCGACCGGGCCCGCGCACTGGCGACACTCGGCCTGGTCGCGGCGCTGCAGGGCGACCGCGAAGCGGCCCGCCGCGCCCTCGACGAGGGGTTCGCCGCCGCCGAGGCGGTGGGCGACGTGTTCGGGCAGGCCTACAACCGGCACGAACAGGGGCTGGTGGCCTTCTTCGGCGGCGAGTTCGAGGCGTCCGAGGCGATCCTGCTGGAGGCGCTCGATCGCTACCAGGGCACCGGGGCGCCGCTGGACCTGATCGGTTCGTTGCGCGTGCACCTCGGACTGCTCTACATCTTCGCCGGGGACACCCGAGAGGCGCTGCGGCACTTCGAGCAGCTGCGGCCCGAGTGCGAGGCGCACGGCGAACGGTGGATGCTGTCTTACGCGGTGTACGGGCTCGGCCTGACCGCGCTCATGTGCGGCGACCACGACCAGGCCGCCCGGCACGCCGTGGAGAGCCTGCGGATGAAGGAGCCGTTCGACGACACCATCGGGCTGTCTCTGACCACGGAGCTGCTGGCGTGGACCGAGGCCGGACGCGAGGAGCCCGAGCGCGCCGCCGTCCTGCTCGGTGCGGCCGAGACCTTGTGGAACTCGGTGGGCATGCAGCTCTACGGCTCACCGCACTGGCTCGAGCAGCGCACCCGCTTCGAGCACCGCGCGCAACGGGCACTCGGGGACACCGCCTATCAGGCCGCGTTCCGCCGGGGCCAGCGGATGGGCCGTGACCAGGTCATCGCCTTCGCACTGGGCGAGACCCGCGGCACCGCGCGCGAGGCGCCGGGCAAGCCGGCACTGTCCCGCCGCGAGGCCGAGGTCGCCGCTCTCGTCGCCGAGGGGCTGACCAACCGGGAGATCGCTCAGAAGCTCGTCATTTCCCACCGCACGGTCGAGGGGCACGTCGAGCACATCCTCGACAAACTCGGCCTGACCCGCCGAGCCCAGGTTGCCCAGTGGCAGGCGAAGGCCGGGGTGTCGTAGGGGCCGTGCGAAAAGCGGGTGGCTGACCACGTGGTCGCCCCGGTGTGGACCCCGTCCTCCCGGCGGCACTGTGGCTCCAGCCAGCAGTGCAGTCAGAGAGGACAAGCACATGACCGGGACCCTCGCCCGCCCCACCATGGACGCCCTCGCCGCGGCGAAGGCGATCGCTCCGCTCATCGAGAGCGAGGCCGACGCGATCGAGCGCGACACCACGATCACGAAGACCGTCGTCGACGCGATCGCCCGCGAGCGGCTGTTCTGGCTCCTGGTGCCCGAGGAGTACGGCGGCTGGGGACTGGGCATCGTCGACTCGCTCAAGGTCATTGAGGAGATCTCCCGCGCCGACGGCTCGACCGGCTGGGCCCTGATGGCGAACGCGTTCTCGACCGGCATCGCCGTCGGCTTCCTCGACCCCAAGGGCGCCCGCGAGATCTTCGACCAGCCCACCCCGGGCATCACCGCCGGGATGATCCTGCCCACCGGTAAGGCCGTGCGGGTCGACGGCGGCTACCGCGTCACCGGCCGCTACCAGTTCGCCAGTGGGTCGGCGCACGCCAGCTGGATCGGCGCCGGGTTCGTGGTGCACGACGCGGAGGGCAACCCGCTGCTGACCGACACCGGGGACCCGGTGTGCCGGGTGGCGTTCCTGCCGCGCGAGAAGGTGGAGTTCCTGGGCAACTGGAACGTGATGGGCATGGTCGGCACCGGCAGCTACGACTACGCCGTCACCGATGTGTTCGTGCCGGAGAAGCACACCATGGACACCTTCTCCACGACTCCGGTGCGGCCCGAGCCGGTCTACAAGCTGGGGTTGCTCGGCATCGGCGTCGGCGGGCACGGCCCGGTCGCGCTGGGCCTGGCCACCCGGGCGTTGCAGGAGATCGCGAGCATCGCATCCGTCAAGGCACGGCCCGGGTACGAGGGCGTGGTCGGCGACTCGGTGATGTTCCGTCGGGAGTTCGCCAAGTACGAGGCGCTCGTGCAGTCTGCCCGCCGCTACGTCTACGACATCCACGGCGAGGCCGAGGCCACCGCTGCGGCGGGGGAGGAAGTCACCCTCGAACAGCGGGCCCGCCTGCGCCAGGTCACCACCTGGGTCCAGGAGGTCGCGAGCGAGGTCGTCGGCTTCGCCCACCGCTGGGGTGGCAGCCAGTCCATCCGCAACCCCAGCGCGCTGGGTCGCTGCACCCGTGACGCCGCGGTCGCCACTCAGCACCTCCTGGTGGACCCGATGACGCTGGTGGACGCCGCGCAGGAGATCCTGCCCGGTTACGTGCGCGCCACCGCTTGATCCCGCGTGGGTGGTCCCGCCCTGAGGGACCACCCACGCCCCGACCCCAGGAGCACACCCTGTGACCACCCCCGTCGACCGGGCCCGCACGCACACGCTTGCCGACATCCCGCGGCGCTCCGCCGCCCGCTTCCCGGACAAGACCGCCGTGGTGCACCGCGACGTCCGGCTCACGTTCGCCGAGTTCGACGCCGTCGTGGACCGGGTCGCGGCCGCCCTGCACGCCGCCGGACTGCGGACGGGGGACCGGATGGCCGTGCTGTCGCACAACTGCTGGCAGTTCCCGGTGCTCAGCTTCGCCACGGCCCGGCTGGGCGTGGTCTTCGTGCCGGTCAACTTCATGCTCACCGGTGCCGAGGTCGGCTACATCCTGCGCGACTGCGACACTGACGCGTTCGTGGCCGAGGACGCCCTCGTGCCGGTCGCCGAGCAGGCCCTGGCTGGGCACGACGTTCGGGTGCGCGCCGTCATCCGGCTCGGCGACCACCCCGTCCGTCCCGGCTGGACGGATTTCGCCGAGTGGGTGGCGCACCCGGGGCTGGCGCCCGAGGTGGCAATCCGCGACGACGACGTGGTGCGCGTCATGTACACCTCCGGCACCGAGTCCCGCCCCAAGGGCGCGATGCTCACCAGCCGGTCGCTGATGTGGCAGTACATCAGCTGCATCGTCACCGGCGGGATGGAAACCAGCGACGTCGAGGTCCATGCCCTGCCGCTCTACCACTGCGCGCAGCTGGACAACTTCCTGTCCACCGACCTCTACCTCGGCGCCACCAGCATCATCCTCGACCGGCCCGACCCCGCCGCGATCCTGACGGCGATCGAATCGGAACGGGCGACCAACCTGTTCGCCCCGCCCACGGTGTGGCTGTCGCTCTTGCACCATCCCGCGTTCGGCAACGCCGACCTCGGCTCGCTGCGCAAGGGCTACTACGGTGCGTCGGCCCTTCCCACCGAAGTGCTGCGGGAAATGGAACGCCGGATGCCGGACATGCAGTTCTGGAACTTCTACGGGCAGACCGAAATGGCGTCGCTGGCCACCGCACTCGGCCCGCAGGACCAGCGACGACGACCCGGTTCCGCGGGCCGCGCGGCGCTCAACGTCGAAACCCGGATCGTCGACGACCACGACCGGCCGCTGCCCGCGGGGGAGATCGGCGAGATCGTGCACCGCAGCCCGCATGCCACCGTCGGCTACCTGGGCGCCCCGGACAAGACCGCCGAGGCGTTCCGCGGCGGCTGGTTCCATTCCGGCGACCTCGGCTACG
The window above is part of the Amycolatopsis thermoflava N1165 genome. Proteins encoded here:
- a CDS encoding acetyl/propionyl/methylcrotonyl-CoA carboxylase subunit alpha, whose protein sequence is MSRPLRRVLVANRGEIAVRVIRTCRDLGIETVVITSTVDRDGLAARMADRAVCIGPAPATASYLAIPSVLSAALGAGCDAVHPGYGFLSENPDFAAACVAEGLTFVGPRPEAVAGAGDKARARELARSAGIPVLSGSPVLGTAGDATRAAAELGYPVLVKAASGGGGRGMSVVEDETELRRRWPSAAAEAQSAFGDGRLYVERFIRRARHIEVQVLGDKHGAVIHLGERDGTLQRRHQKVVEESPAPNLPETVRADIRRSGVRFAEALGLDSAGTVEFIYDADTGDYAFLEFNARIQVEHPVTEMVTGVDLVAEQLRSATGEPLRLAQDDIRLGGHAIEVRLTTEDPARGFIPSPGTVRTWAPPAGEGIRVDTHCEPGYVVTPYYDSLLAKVIAHGPDRDTAADRMVAALGELRVSGVPTTAGFARATLDHPDFRAGDVTTDWIGRRGLPDYLEKSA
- a CDS encoding carboxyl transferase, translated to MSYLDRAPRNPDGSRRRIEIVDQTLRDGPQSWWGMRLRKDMGLPMAAELDRTGFHTIDLVGSSIFEVLVRHCKEDPWEQLISLSRAMPETTVRAGTRSNGIVTFGLTADSVMDLWVQRLCAHGIGSFWIYDGLFNTDKIGRLVKTVQAEGAQALPCILFADSPYHTDEYYAARTRELVALGADGIELEDAAGLLTPGRTCTLVAAIKQAAGDLPVEIHFHSNNALAPLNYLEGLLAGADRVHTVSRPLAAGVSLPSTENTVANLRYAGFDVDLDESRFGPVEEHLLRVAEYEDLPVGQPAEYSLFQYRHQLPGGMAGTFKAQLRDRGMEERFEEVLDEMSRVREELGYPVMATPFSQLVGTQAVLNVVTGSRYSVVPDEVLIYAHGFYGNPVAPIDEDVLDKIMTSPKAKSYDSWEPPQPSLAELRARFGQVSDDELILRLLVPENDIDVMRATPQRHRDFAPTSKQVRFIRELVETSVGAYLHIEAGDFALTLEGGH
- a CDS encoding Zn-ribbon domain-containing OB-fold protein; the encoded protein is MSGLGVDRPIKRRAGSAVGGLPVADSRPVLAGDAVLGSRCTACRYPSAQRELPWCPVCYAPAAEERFAVTGAVWSSTVVEIPVGTRKPPFGLAYVDLDDGPRVLVHLAEPAVLGPGARLRITGTDDGDLVAAMEVRA
- a CDS encoding thiolase family protein; the encoded protein is MTEPMLWGVGTSAYGRFPDRRVEALAWEAVAEAVRDAGVSPGEIDAIVVGSVFGPPGVATRVQRGLGIPGVPMWTVENACASGTSAYHEAAEAVRLGRFGCVLVLGVEQMSTLFSGAIVPEATDPEGASSLPLPGLYALQAQRYVAEFGVTPEQLAAVAVKNKRNGLDNPRAQLRSAAPTVAEVLASRMIARPLTFLQCCPTSDGAGAAIVGGDRGNRRDLRIEASAMVSGALWDHRSADVWGFASVARAAEAAFAQAGRTPAEIDLLEVHDAFTIGEIITLEAVGIAPRGEGADLAPSGHTARDGAQPVNPSGGLLSRGHPLGATGMAQLAEIAWQLRGEAGSRQVARRRVGLVETMGGGAAGMDGNACVVTILAPQT
- a CDS encoding tyrosine-protein phosphatase — protein: MSLYPGLLGFRDLGGLRLSDGGRVRHGVLFRSGTPQFFDADTARAPVSDTGTRSTVDLRLRQEIAREGRGPLDELGVRHIPASFRIGVVAEEATVAPMDRDAPLVTRYLGNLEEDAATVVSLVPRLLEPGVLPALVHCTVGKDSTGVAVALALDAVGDRREDIAADYARDPEDVAAGMDRLRNVASYVRPWRSTHPRAGPRRPRSCSGSWARSMPGTAGRWR
- a CDS encoding flavin reductase family protein, which produces MNFDSATYRATLSRFTTGVVVVTAAGGAGMVVSSFTSVSLAPPLVLFCAGNTSTTWPRIHAAGRFCANVLAAGQEDIARRFSGPGDRFAGVPHRPGVLGSPVLDGVHAHLECEITDEHPAGDHTIVVGRVVALATGDGTAPLVFHHSRFHNGAALTASV
- a CDS encoding 3,4-dihydroxy-2-butanone-4-phosphate synthase, whose product is MGARVTTALAAGRPVVVLDEHGTAELVVAAQAVTTSTMAFLIRHGSGFVRVAITGQACDRLALPPVTALGPHRCAQAVAVDAAEGVSTGISAADRCRAARLLAAPATVPDDFQRPGHTVPLRAWAGGNPGVVEASVELALEAGLSAAAVLCGLVSERDPRRMAGPGEAALFARRHRLEITGVAENWRRAG
- a CDS encoding nuclear transport factor 2 family protein, whose protein sequence is MTSQEPVEVAERFVEAYNSGDRDRLLALCAEDIRVVHHNRGVDLSDKNAFGDIVKGFEAAFPDKHFENRRARHTDGDSVIIEHTWVGTAQADVPGFATAGEVARIDLCSRYTVRDGLVVEYHDYG
- a CDS encoding LuxR C-terminal-related transcriptional regulator, whose protein sequence is MNPQDWREIRQLHADGMPIKAIARHRGISRNTVRRALTLDEPPGPVRGRASVADASEPQIRALLAADPAITVAAIAERIGWQRSMTVLKDRVRALRAETGAATEPGPAATGTELPAQLTEFVGREDELAAIRQALGGSRLVTLMGAGGVGKTRLAIQAAGKVRRAFADGVRWVELGALRDPALLPQTVVDALGIRDRAAGQPPQHLLADHLRNKQLLLVLDNCEHLLEACADLASVLLHAARELRIIATSREALAIPGEHVVPVMPFPVPGHDEIRHDDSAVTLFAARARDILPGFTVDEGNTALVRRVCAQLDGLPLAIELACARLRVLSVSELADRLGHRLRLLTGGNRAAPERHRSLQATVDWSFELCDTVERRLWTRTSVFAGSFTLAAAEEVCGDARLEADDIVDGIDGLVSKSLLLREEHHGQVRFRMLETLREYGQAKLDAAAAAELRERHHAYYARMIADVTTEWFGPRQQQWCVDLRLEHTNLRAAFETGLDRGGATQLIGAPWFLWAAGFSFAEHRYWLERALAVDPEPSADRARALATLGLVAALQGDREAARRALDEGFAAAEAVGDVFGQAYNRHEQGLVAFFGGEFEASEAILLEALDRYQGTGAPLDLIGSLRVHLGLLYIFAGDTREALRHFEQLRPECEAHGERWMLSYAVYGLGLTALMCGDHDQAARHAVESLRMKEPFDDTIGLSLTTELLAWTEAGREEPERAAVLLGAAETLWNSVGMQLYGSPHWLEQRTRFEHRAQRALGDTAYQAAFRRGQRMGRDQVIAFALGETRGTAREAPGKPALSRREAEVAALVAEGLTNREIAQKLVISHRTVEGHVEHILDKLGLTRRAQVAQWQAKAGVS